One Vibrio gallaecicus genomic region harbors:
- a CDS encoding nitrogenase-stabilizing/protective protein NifW, translating into MSKSEIQKTIASFTSIEQALEHFDIGFDSKFIDEYRLELTKRFNGYLILTKPDDWFSARRALKNAYCKIQRGRLDKHSRSACRGCTSCQRR; encoded by the coding sequence ATGTCAAAAAGCGAAATTCAGAAAACCATTGCGAGTTTCACTTCAATTGAACAAGCTCTGGAACATTTTGATATTGGATTTGATAGTAAATTTATTGACGAATACCGACTTGAGTTGACTAAACGTTTTAACGGTTATTTGATTCTAACAAAGCCTGATGATTGGTTTTCAGCTCGTCGAGCACTTAAAAATGCATACTGTAAGATACAAAGAGGTCGTTTAGATAAACACTCTCGGTCTGCTTGTCGAGGTTGTACATCATGCCAGCGCCGTTAA
- a CDS encoding homocysteine S-methyltransferase family protein encodes MKKLTILDGGMGRELQDIGAPFSQPLWSAQALIESPEHVEQAHRNFINAGAEIIITNSYACVPFHLGDDLYQNQGAKLARNAAKIAHDVASSKPNLELVTDTNPIVNVTSSINSAHDSDEQNVCHSKVLVAGAIPPPFGSYRPDLFKAEEAKEIIQTLIDAQQPYVDLWIVETISSLEEFKTIESVLNQSEQDAYYAFSLSDEVHEHAILRSGQYVKTATEMVCASGAKGIMFNCSVPEVMEQAIITAQDVISRSNSDIDIGVYANNFMPIKAEHKANGTLQAIREMTPEEHLVYAKRWYQLGATIIGGCCGIGPSHIKALSEWKKSL; translated from the coding sequence ATGAAAAAACTCACTATTTTAGACGGCGGAATGGGTCGTGAGCTCCAAGATATTGGCGCCCCATTTTCACAACCATTATGGAGTGCTCAAGCACTTATTGAATCACCGGAACATGTAGAACAAGCGCATAGAAACTTTATTAATGCAGGTGCAGAAATTATTATCACTAATAGTTATGCATGTGTTCCTTTCCACTTAGGTGATGACCTATACCAAAATCAAGGCGCAAAGCTTGCACGAAATGCAGCCAAAATTGCACATGATGTCGCTTCTTCAAAACCTAATCTTGAACTAGTTACCGACACTAACCCTATTGTTAACGTTACTAGTTCCATTAATAGTGCCCATGACTCTGATGAACAAAATGTTTGTCACTCGAAGGTACTGGTTGCCGGAGCAATACCTCCGCCGTTTGGTAGCTACCGACCTGATTTATTTAAAGCTGAAGAAGCAAAAGAGATCATACAAACCTTAATTGATGCACAGCAACCTTATGTTGACTTATGGATTGTTGAAACCATTTCTAGTTTAGAAGAATTCAAAACCATCGAATCCGTGCTTAATCAATCAGAACAAGATGCTTATTACGCTTTCAGTTTAAGTGACGAAGTACATGAGCATGCCATTTTAAGATCAGGTCAATACGTAAAAACCGCCACAGAAATGGTCTGTGCTTCAGGTGCAAAAGGGATAATGTTCAACTGTTCCGTTCCTGAAGTAATGGAACAGGCAATAATCACAGCTCAAGACGTCATTTCTCGTTCAAACAGCGATATTGATATTGGTGTTTACGCGAATAACTTTATGCCAATTAAAGCAGAGCACAAAGCAAATGGTACTTTGCAAGCAATAAGAGAAATGACACCTGAAGAGCATTTAGTTTATGCCAAACGTTGGTATCAACTCGGTGCAACCATTATTGGAGGGTGTTGTGGCATCGGTCCATCTCATATAAAAGCATTAAGTGAGTGGAAAAAGTCACTCTAG